A genomic region of Candidatus Krumholzibacteriota bacterium contains the following coding sequences:
- a CDS encoding S9 family peptidase: MKVRKTAVLFLAVLTAALSVAMAASSEESRLPWSPKDIWQLKRVSDNNISPDGKWIAYVVSVTDYDENRGDSDIWVIPSSGGEPKKMTNSPKGDNHPRWSPDGRDIAFLSSRDGSTQIYIIPFGGGEARKITDFPGGVGDMEWLPSGSGFIFTGRVYPDCPDLDCVTERDKAKEERKLSAMVHRKLLYRHWDTYEDGKAQHLFTVDAGGGDPVDITAGLEYDALTYWLASAGRDFDVSPDGKTVYFSGKQDPDQAVSYNEEIWSVPVTGGEIRRITSNPAADSHPRVSPCGRFLAWRGTRRPGYESDRYEIMVLDLKGGKPKSLTADFDRSVSSLFWSHDGSKIYFEAEDKADIDLFSVDAAGGAVKKVVGAKNAGKGYHLGFDAGPKDRFFTFLYRPMKHYYEIFRIEPRGGRSKKITDVNADVYAKYHFPDAEEVWFEGSGGTMVHGFLVKPMNFDPAVKYPMLVRIHGGPQQMFGYAYRTEFAVFSGSGYAVFFCNPRGSTGYGTEFCDGINYDWGGKVIEDIKNGVRHVIANNEWIDETKVGAWGGSFGGFVCNWFQGHNSDKMFSVLVTHAGEADQWSSYGSTEELWFPEWEFGGTPWDTPEMNDEMSPIRYAGDFNTPHLIIHGELDYRVPITGGEQMFTALQRQGVPSKMIRYPDENHWILKPHNSRFWYASILDWFDQWLRRGGEELPIEGFEDI, translated from the coding sequence ATGAAGGTCAGGAAAACAGCAGTATTGTTCCTCGCCGTCTTAACGGCGGCCCTTTCAGTCGCCATGGCCGCTTCGTCGGAAGAAAGCAGGCTGCCGTGGAGTCCGAAAGATATCTGGCAGCTGAAAAGAGTGAGCGATAATAATATTTCCCCTGACGGGAAATGGATAGCGTATGTAGTCTCGGTGACCGATTACGACGAGAACAGGGGTGATTCCGATATATGGGTCATACCCTCGTCGGGTGGAGAACCGAAAAAAATGACGAACAGTCCCAAAGGGGATAACCATCCGAGATGGTCTCCTGATGGCAGGGATATAGCCTTCCTGTCAAGCAGGGACGGGTCGACGCAGATATATATCATCCCGTTCGGGGGAGGAGAGGCGAGAAAGATAACCGATTTCCCCGGAGGCGTCGGTGATATGGAGTGGCTTCCCTCGGGCAGTGGATTCATCTTTACGGGACGGGTATATCCCGACTGCCCTGATCTTGATTGCGTCACCGAACGGGACAAGGCGAAGGAGGAGAGAAAACTCTCCGCGATGGTCCATCGCAAGCTTCTCTATCGGCACTGGGATACTTATGAAGACGGCAAGGCTCAGCATCTTTTCACTGTCGATGCGGGCGGGGGAGATCCTGTCGACATCACGGCGGGGCTTGAATATGACGCCCTGACATACTGGCTCGCGTCGGCAGGACGAGATTTCGACGTAAGTCCCGATGGAAAGACCGTCTATTTCTCGGGGAAACAGGATCCCGACCAGGCAGTATCGTATAACGAGGAGATATGGTCTGTCCCCGTCACGGGCGGAGAGATAAGGAGGATCACCTCGAATCCCGCCGCCGACAGCCATCCGCGCGTTTCTCCCTGCGGCAGGTTCCTCGCGTGGAGGGGGACTCGCAGGCCGGGATATGAATCTGACAGGTACGAAATTATGGTGCTCGATCTCAAGGGAGGAAAGCCGAAAAGCCTGACGGCTGATTTCGACAGAAGCGTGTCATCCCTCTTCTGGAGTCATGACGGAAGCAAGATATACTTCGAGGCTGAGGATAAGGCTGATATCGACCTCTTCAGCGTCGATGCCGCCGGTGGAGCGGTAAAGAAGGTCGTCGGAGCGAAGAACGCCGGGAAGGGATATCATCTGGGATTCGATGCCGGGCCCAAAGACAGGTTCTTCACCTTCCTTTACCGGCCGATGAAGCATTACTACGAGATATTCAGAATAGAACCGCGCGGCGGCAGATCGAAAAAGATCACCGACGTCAACGCTGATGTTTACGCGAAGTATCATTTCCCAGATGCCGAAGAGGTCTGGTTCGAGGGATCGGGCGGGACTATGGTCCACGGATTCCTCGTCAAGCCGATGAATTTCGATCCGGCGGTAAAATACCCGATGCTGGTAAGGATACACGGAGGCCCTCAGCAGATGTTCGGGTACGCCTACAGGACGGAATTCGCCGTCTTCTCAGGCTCGGGATACGCCGTCTTCTTCTGTAATCCGAGAGGATCGACCGGTTACGGGACCGAGTTCTGCGACGGGATCAATTACGACTGGGGGGGAAAGGTCATCGAGGATATAAAGAATGGCGTGCGCCACGTGATCGCCAATAACGAGTGGATAGATGAAACGAAAGTGGGCGCCTGGGGCGGTTCGTTCGGCGGATTCGTCTGCAACTGGTTCCAGGGGCATAACAGCGACAAGATGTTCTCCGTCCTGGTCACTCACGCAGGAGAAGCCGATCAGTGGAGCTCGTACGGTTCGACCGAAGAGTTGTGGTTTCCCGAGTGGGAATTCGGAGGGACTCCGTGGGATACTCCCGAGATGAACGACGAGATGTCGCCGATACGTTACGCCGGGGATTTCAACACGCCTCACCTGATAATTCACGGGGAGCTCGATTACAGGGTGCCGATCACCGGCGGCGAACAGATGTTCACCGCCCTTCAGAGGCAGGGCGTTCCCTCGAAGATGATCCGCTATCCGGATGAGAATCACTGGATACTCAAGCCTCATAACTCCCGTTTCTGGTACGCGTCGATACTCGACTGGTTCGATCAGTGGCTGAGAAGGGGCGGAGAGGAACTGCCGATAGAGGGATTTGAGGATATCTGA
- a CDS encoding DASS family sodium-coupled anion symporter, with the protein MEILTGKNIRTLIIVAISLAAGFAVSRFTPEGLSPAGQVTLGIFTVAAILWVLEPFPLYVTSFIIVFLEVVFLGRSSGPLGFSGNQYAIFLTPFFNPVVVLFLGGFAMANAVKRYKLDERISRSILRRVGRKPNTVLLGMMVTTAFLSMWISNTATTALMLAVAIPVMRPFPADEPFRKAIILGIPFAANIGGMGTPIGTPPNAIAMGILDNMGMGITFTGWMIRGLPLVLILLAACWLILCRMFPTAIKTIEIKMPEKEEVLGVKSKFILYTFAAVIILWLTSKFHGIPSSIVALIPVIVFFSLRILEEEDLKDLGWNILFIIGGGMSLGVAMQESGLSRWMVSLIPFGGIGLFPVLLLFALSAAAMTTFISNSATANLLVPIAVGITVVPAQTSAVVIALAASAAMILPISTPPNAIAYGSGQVQVREMARSGSIITLVSVLAVTLYLFLLF; encoded by the coding sequence ATGGAAATCCTTACAGGGAAAAATATCAGGACATTGATAATCGTCGCCATTTCCCTCGCCGCCGGATTCGCCGTCAGCCGATTCACTCCGGAAGGCCTCAGCCCTGCCGGCCAGGTCACTCTCGGGATATTCACGGTCGCGGCTATTCTATGGGTACTCGAACCTTTCCCTCTCTATGTTACATCCTTCATCATCGTATTTCTTGAAGTGGTCTTCCTCGGTAGAAGCTCGGGACCGCTCGGTTTCTCCGGAAACCAGTACGCGATATTCCTGACACCTTTTTTTAACCCGGTCGTAGTCCTTTTCCTCGGCGGGTTCGCCATGGCCAACGCCGTAAAACGGTATAAACTCGACGAGAGGATCTCAAGGTCGATCCTTCGCCGCGTCGGCAGAAAGCCGAATACAGTTCTTCTCGGGATGATGGTGACGACGGCTTTTCTCTCGATGTGGATCTCGAACACGGCGACAACCGCCCTTATGCTGGCAGTTGCGATACCGGTGATGAGGCCGTTCCCGGCCGACGAGCCGTTCAGAAAAGCGATCATACTGGGAATCCCGTTCGCGGCGAATATCGGCGGAATGGGAACGCCGATCGGCACTCCTCCCAACGCCATCGCGATGGGAATACTCGACAACATGGGTATGGGGATAACATTCACCGGATGGATGATCCGCGGCCTCCCCCTCGTCCTCATTCTCCTCGCTGCTTGCTGGCTGATCCTCTGCAGGATGTTTCCAACAGCGATAAAGACGATCGAGATAAAAATGCCTGAGAAAGAAGAGGTTCTCGGCGTTAAATCAAAATTCATACTGTATACATTCGCCGCTGTGATCATCCTATGGCTTACTTCGAAATTCCACGGTATTCCCTCGTCGATCGTCGCGCTGATACCGGTGATCGTATTTTTCAGCCTCCGAATCCTCGAGGAAGAGGACCTGAAGGACCTGGGCTGGAACATACTCTTCATAATAGGAGGCGGAATGAGCCTCGGCGTGGCGATGCAGGAAAGCGGCCTGAGCAGATGGATGGTCAGCCTGATACCGTTCGGCGGAATAGGACTCTTTCCCGTGCTTCTCCTGTTCGCCCTCTCCGCCGCGGCGATGACCACCTTCATCTCGAACAGCGCCACGGCAAACCTGCTTGTCCCAATCGCCGTGGGAATAACTGTTGTACCGGCGCAGACGAGCGCCGTCGTAATAGCCCTCGCCGCCTCGGCTGCCATGATTCTACCGATAAGCACTCCTCCCAACGCGATCGCTTACGGCTCCGGCCAGGTCCAAGTCAGGGAGATGGCAAGGAGCGGATCGATAATAACTCTGGTTTCCGTTCTGGCAGTCACTCTTTACCTCTTTCTGCTCTTCTGA
- a CDS encoding glycosyltransferase family 39 protein, which produces MRQVKKDSSRLFISESFLAALVVFTALALRLAHLLFTAKLNPLATDLVLDAAVYDRWAKVIVWGGDPVSTQLMQAPLFPWFVSTIYRVFGPSLTAVRAVQALLGTITVGLILTYTRRLFRSSAAGIIAGTFIALYLPAIFYEGVLAPATLVLFLNSLFVFLMIPESRYPSAPRLLLAGFVLGLSVMAKPVALLLLPFAILHLLLRIRKFEGGYLADRRREWAGYLRTLSFSSVMMVFGIAIAAAPLSIRNARLTGEFIPLTTGGGINFYIGNNPEANGFYSVPFYRGEALGGSPEEQRIRMHDIASDEEGKDLTHSEVSRFWMRKGKDSILEDPIRWMRLLGRKSVYFWNSYERANIESLPFHRRFGGILSLPLFTFGIVAPLALAGIFISRGRWRQLTLLYGGIAAYFAAALLFYVLARYRLPIVVFLIPFAGAGAAGILKMLIKREWVPAVLAIIIFLLITRLVNTPVAKDTVTGESRQLVRLGIVYVGHGDKIKARASFEEALRKNPADRQARESLELLDRH; this is translated from the coding sequence ATGAGACAGGTGAAAAAAGACAGCAGCAGGCTTTTTATCAGCGAATCGTTTCTTGCCGCGCTCGTTGTCTTTACCGCTCTGGCGCTTCGACTCGCACATCTCCTCTTCACCGCAAAACTGAATCCGCTTGCGACAGACCTGGTGCTCGACGCCGCCGTATACGACCGCTGGGCCAAAGTGATCGTATGGGGAGGAGACCCGGTATCAACACAGCTGATGCAGGCCCCCCTCTTCCCCTGGTTCGTCTCTACCATCTACAGGGTCTTCGGTCCCAGTCTCACCGCTGTCAGGGCCGTCCAGGCTCTCCTTGGAACGATAACGGTCGGACTGATCCTCACTTACACAAGGAGGCTCTTCCGTTCGTCTGCCGCGGGGATCATAGCCGGGACGTTCATCGCCCTCTACCTGCCGGCTATCTTCTATGAAGGAGTCCTCGCTCCGGCGACCCTTGTGCTTTTCCTCAATTCTCTTTTCGTTTTTCTCATGATACCTGAAAGCCGCTACCCGTCGGCGCCGAGGCTTCTTCTCGCAGGATTCGTTCTCGGCCTCTCCGTAATGGCCAAACCTGTCGCTCTGCTTCTGCTTCCTTTTGCCATACTGCACCTCCTGCTCAGGATCAGGAAATTCGAGGGTGGATACCTGGCTGACAGGCGAAGAGAGTGGGCCGGTTACTTGAGGACTCTTTCGTTCTCCTCGGTCATGATGGTCTTCGGCATCGCGATCGCCGCGGCTCCGCTATCAATCAGGAACGCCAGGCTCACGGGAGAATTCATCCCTCTCACTACCGGCGGCGGAATAAACTTCTATATCGGAAACAACCCTGAAGCGAACGGTTTCTATTCCGTCCCCTTCTACCGGGGAGAAGCCCTCGGCGGATCGCCCGAGGAGCAGAGGATCCGAATGCACGATATAGCTTCGGACGAGGAGGGGAAAGACCTTACCCACTCTGAAGTTTCAAGGTTCTGGATGAGAAAGGGTAAAGATTCCATCCTGGAAGATCCGATCAGGTGGATGAGGCTGCTGGGCCGCAAATCGGTCTATTTCTGGAACAGCTATGAAAGGGCGAATATCGAGAGTCTCCCCTTTCACAGGCGTTTCGGCGGAATACTCTCTCTTCCGCTTTTCACTTTCGGGATCGTCGCGCCCCTGGCCCTGGCGGGGATCTTCATCTCGCGCGGAAGGTGGCGACAGCTGACGCTTCTCTACGGAGGGATTGCGGCTTATTTCGCCGCCGCTCTTTTATTCTACGTCCTGGCAAGATACAGGCTGCCCATCGTTGTCTTTCTAATACCGTTCGCCGGAGCGGGAGCGGCCGGTATATTGAAGATGCTCATAAAGAGAGAATGGGTCCCGGCTGTCCTGGCGATAATAATATTCCTTCTCATCACCAGGCTGGTCAATACTCCGGTCGCGAAAGATACAGTCACCGGTGAATCCCGGCAACTCGTCCGGCTTGGCATCGTCTATGTCGGCCATGGAGACAAAATAAAAGCGAGGGCCTCCTTTGAGGAAGCCCTCAGGAAAAATCCCGCGGACAGGCAGGCCAGAGAAAGCCTCGAGCTTCTCGATAGGCACTGA
- a CDS encoding aminopeptidase, translating into MDKALYDASMIAVKDCLNVKAGETFLVVTDTLLVEIGEGLAEAGRAIGAVTILMEISPLSRNGEEPPAIVSNAMTMADAVLIPASKSLTHTAARRNACSSGARVATMPGITRDTMIRCLNADYYEIAERTRRLTRLMTEASVARVTTEAGTDITLPIGGIDAIASTGLIHDRGSFGNLPSGEAYMRPAEGESSGIFVVDGSMAGIGDLSGREPISIKVEKGFATRITGGPEADELRKKLEDVGKLAFNVAELGIGTNDAAKIIGNILEDEKVMGTIHIALGNNMSMGGTIDVPIHLDGIVKEPTVELDGKIIMEKGRLLID; encoded by the coding sequence ATGGACAAAGCACTATACGACGCCTCCATGATCGCGGTAAAAGACTGCCTTAATGTCAAAGCGGGCGAGACTTTCCTCGTCGTGACAGACACCCTCCTTGTCGAGATAGGCGAGGGGCTTGCCGAAGCCGGGCGCGCTATCGGAGCGGTGACGATCCTGATGGAGATCTCGCCACTGAGCAGAAACGGTGAGGAGCCTCCCGCGATCGTCTCAAACGCCATGACAATGGCCGATGCCGTTCTGATCCCCGCTTCAAAATCGCTTACCCACACCGCGGCAAGGAGAAACGCCTGCTCGAGCGGCGCGAGAGTCGCCACGATGCCGGGGATAACCCGCGATACGATGATACGCTGCCTTAACGCCGACTACTACGAGATAGCCGAAAGGACGAGGAGACTTACCCGCCTGATGACGGAAGCTTCAGTGGCCCGCGTCACTACAGAAGCAGGAACCGATATCACCCTCCCTATCGGCGGCATCGACGCGATAGCTTCCACCGGGCTTATCCACGACCGCGGATCTTTCGGGAACCTCCCTTCGGGAGAGGCTTATATGAGGCCTGCCGAAGGTGAATCTTCAGGTATATTCGTCGTCGACGGGTCGATGGCAGGAATCGGAGACCTCAGCGGCAGGGAACCGATCTCGATAAAAGTCGAGAAGGGGTTCGCCACCAGGATAACCGGGGGACCGGAGGCTGACGAACTGCGCAAGAAGCTCGAGGATGTCGGAAAGCTCGCATTCAATGTCGCCGAACTGGGGATCGGGACGAACGACGCCGCGAAGATCATCGGGAATATCCTTGAGGATGAGAAAGTTATGGGAACGATACATATCGCCCTGGGAAACAACATGTCGATGGGAGGAACGATAGACGTCCCGATCCATCTTGACGGGATCGTAAAAGAGCCGACCGTCGAACTCGATGGAAAGATCATCATGGAGAAGGGGCGGCTGCTTATCGACTAG
- a CDS encoding macro domain-containing protein — MFWEADNERDRRKQQFIELMKKNKCRQLVDHLSDRMIAFEEGEIDAAVLFQTAGSISKKGSTILSDFKKRPDVILAGIAMDEDRYLTGIGEIGVSVRKAPLAEIFADIIISPCSGDGSARSRTASKVLEAGGGAVTDELASLAPVAAGAAVSTGPGELPVSAIIHVNTADIAPDTEKLRKALLSALGLAESLEAQTVVCPSFSGEAGKIAPGDAATAVIEAIKNHPAESITKIIIADEDEEAVSVLTAALEKFDEEE, encoded by the coding sequence ATGTTCTGGGAAGCAGACAATGAAAGAGACAGGCGAAAGCAGCAGTTCATAGAGCTGATGAAAAAGAATAAATGCAGGCAGTTGGTCGATCATCTTTCAGACAGGATGATCGCTTTCGAAGAGGGAGAGATCGACGCTGCCGTCCTCTTCCAGACGGCGGGATCGATCTCGAAAAAAGGAAGCACTATTCTTTCCGATTTCAAAAAACGCCCCGACGTCATCCTCGCCGGTATAGCGATGGATGAAGACAGGTACCTCACCGGTATAGGCGAGATCGGGGTCTCTGTGAGAAAAGCGCCGCTTGCCGAGATTTTCGCCGATATTATCATCTCTCCCTGCTCCGGCGACGGATCAGCGCGCTCCCGTACTGCTTCGAAGGTATTGGAAGCAGGGGGCGGCGCTGTAACGGATGAACTGGCTTCGCTCGCTCCGGTAGCGGCAGGAGCTGCTGTTTCGACGGGGCCGGGCGAACTGCCGGTCTCGGCGATCATACATGTCAATACCGCCGATATCGCGCCTGACACCGAAAAGCTCCGAAAAGCTCTTCTTTCAGCGTTGGGACTTGCCGAAAGCCTCGAGGCGCAAACTGTAGTCTGTCCCTCATTTTCAGGCGAAGCGGGGAAAATCGCGCCCGGCGACGCGGCGACCGCGGTGATCGAAGCGATAAAAAACCATCCGGCAGAATCTATCACCAAGATAATAATCGCTGACGAAGATGAAGAGGCTGTAAGCGTTCTCACCGCCGCTCTCGAAAAATTCGACGAAGAGGAATAG
- a CDS encoding RluA family pseudouridine synthase has translation MAEKITITEEWDGSRLDRFVRATIPGISFPAAQEIIRKNRVLVNGSKAEGRTRLSTGDAVEIDYGAGREERGHAAGSAPFPRYDAAAAAKIGAVFGSIGNEIAVLYEDDDLMIIDKPAGLCVQPGNEKGKGSLLDLLDRYSLSGGIQRPEESTPFPFTPVHRLDRGTSGALIIAKRRPAARGLSKTIKDNLLVKIYLAVVKGVPEPPEGKISGDIITDKTTRSRSRVAPGGRKAETSYSLVKRLPGGRSLVELTMTAGRTHQIRVHLSSKGFPVEGDGQYGSASGNKRLMLHAWKMSFPHPSREGIVEATAPVPDSFNR, from the coding sequence ATGGCGGAAAAAATAACAATAACCGAAGAATGGGATGGCAGCCGCCTCGACAGGTTCGTCAGGGCTACGATACCCGGCATCTCCTTTCCCGCCGCCCAGGAGATCATAAGAAAGAACCGGGTCCTTGTTAACGGATCGAAGGCGGAAGGAAGAACGAGACTTTCAACAGGGGACGCTGTCGAGATCGATTATGGCGCCGGTCGTGAAGAACGCGGCCACGCTGCCGGTTCCGCTCCGTTCCCGCGCTATGACGCTGCCGCCGCCGCAAAGATCGGAGCTGTCTTCGGTTCGATCGGAAACGAGATCGCCGTCCTGTACGAAGACGACGATCTGATGATAATAGACAAGCCAGCAGGGCTGTGCGTCCAGCCTGGAAACGAAAAGGGAAAAGGGTCCCTTCTCGACCTTCTCGACCGGTACAGCCTCTCTGGTGGCATCCAGCGCCCGGAAGAGAGCACGCCTTTTCCCTTCACTCCGGTCCACAGGCTCGACCGCGGGACGAGCGGAGCACTGATCATCGCGAAAAGGCGCCCCGCGGCGAGGGGGCTCAGCAAAACGATAAAAGACAACCTTCTTGTCAAAATATATCTCGCCGTAGTCAAGGGCGTCCCCGAACCTCCCGAAGGAAAGATATCGGGAGATATCATCACCGACAAGACTACCCGGTCGCGGAGCCGCGTCGCTCCGGGCGGGCGGAAGGCGGAGACTTCCTACTCCCTCGTTAAAAGACTCCCAGGCGGCAGATCGCTCGTCGAGCTGACCATGACGGCGGGCAGGACTCACCAGATCAGAGTACATCTGTCGTCGAAAGGATTTCCAGTCGAGGGGGACGGGCAATACGGCTCCGCCAGCGGGAATAAACGGCTGATGCTGCACGCGTGGAAAATGTCATTTCCGCACCCTTCGCGCGAAGGCATTGTAGAAGCTACAGCTCCCGTCCCCGATTCATTTAACAGATGA
- a CDS encoding phosphatase PAP2 family protein, with protein MRTATFIMIMLLSLPGLPCAVLADSLSTGPSVAGAVKDTLPEKTHGEPEIEVSLFRALNTAAQNRFFDLVMPVITDFSKWRIVLLVVWAFLVLAGGPKGRWAAFMMIPLIAASDQLCASLIKPAVARARPCQVLGGVHFWHGTAGWITTPLQVTKSYKSSFSFPSNHAANMTAAMLFLGLVYRKWIIPLLLIALAVSYSRVYIGVHWTSDVSAGIAIGALLALAAWKAFRYLGFDSDERRWRWKSLQGKISGH; from the coding sequence ATGAGAACCGCCACCTTTATAATGATAATGCTGCTGAGTCTGCCGGGGCTGCCATGCGCGGTCCTGGCAGATTCCTTATCGACAGGACCCTCCGTCGCCGGGGCGGTGAAAGATACGCTGCCGGAAAAGACCCACGGCGAACCGGAGATCGAAGTCTCCCTCTTCCGGGCGCTGAACACCGCCGCTCAGAACCGGTTTTTCGATCTTGTCATGCCGGTCATCACCGATTTCAGCAAATGGAGGATAGTACTGCTGGTCGTATGGGCCTTCCTTGTACTTGCCGGCGGGCCAAAGGGACGTTGGGCCGCTTTCATGATGATACCCCTTATCGCAGCTTCCGACCAGCTCTGCGCCTCACTGATAAAACCCGCCGTAGCCCGGGCCCGCCCCTGCCAGGTCCTTGGTGGAGTGCATTTCTGGCATGGAACGGCGGGGTGGATAACGACTCCGCTGCAGGTGACGAAAAGTTATAAATCATCCTTTTCGTTCCCTTCCAACCACGCTGCAAATATGACAGCGGCGATGCTTTTTCTCGGCCTCGTCTACAGAAAATGGATAATTCCGCTTCTTCTGATAGCGCTGGCAGTATCCTACTCACGAGTTTACATAGGAGTCCACTGGACCTCGGACGTGTCGGCGGGGATCGCGATCGGCGCCCTTCTCGCTCTGGCCGCCTGGAAAGCTTTCAGATATCTCGGATTCGACTCGGATGAAAGGAGATGGAGATGGAAATCCTTACAGGGAAAAATATCAGGACATTGA
- a CDS encoding M48 family metallopeptidase encodes MYDNISANKRNSWLLVFSVTAFLLVLGYFLGEYYGSGYFGMGLAITVAVITALFSYYKGAGMILGMSRARKIEKKDYPQLFNVVEELSIAAGLPMPEIYVIDDSAPNAFATGRDPEHSAVAITTGLMEKLDRDELQGVMAHELSHVGNRDILFSMMVGIMVGSIVLLSDFFLRSVFWGGGRKRGKSKGGNGLLIIIAILMAVLAPIFAKILQLAVSRQREYLADASAAQLTRYPAGLASALKKISSDKEVLEAANRATQHLYIVNPIKPFEKRAKSLFSTHPPIEERIARLENM; translated from the coding sequence ATGTACGACAACATATCGGCCAATAAGAGGAATTCCTGGCTGCTTGTATTTTCCGTGACCGCTTTTCTTCTGGTCCTCGGGTATTTTCTCGGGGAATACTATGGAAGCGGCTATTTCGGAATGGGCCTGGCTATAACGGTCGCCGTGATAACGGCGCTGTTCAGCTACTATAAGGGCGCCGGGATGATCCTTGGCATGAGCCGCGCCAGGAAGATCGAAAAAAAGGACTATCCCCAGCTGTTCAATGTCGTGGAGGAACTCTCCATCGCTGCCGGTCTCCCGATGCCGGAGATCTATGTGATAGATGATTCCGCGCCCAATGCTTTCGCCACCGGAAGGGACCCGGAGCACTCGGCTGTAGCGATAACCACCGGATTGATGGAGAAGCTCGATCGCGACGAGCTCCAGGGAGTGATGGCTCACGAGCTTTCACATGTGGGAAACAGGGATATTCTCTTCTCAATGATGGTCGGTATCATGGTCGGGTCGATAGTGCTATTAAGCGATTTTTTCCTCAGATCGGTATTCTGGGGCGGGGGAAGGAAGAGGGGCAAGAGCAAGGGGGGGAATGGGCTTCTGATAATCATCGCCATTCTTATGGCTGTGCTGGCGCCGATATTCGCCAAGATACTTCAACTCGCCGTATCGAGGCAGAGGGAATATCTAGCCGACGCCTCTGCCGCGCAGCTCACGAGATACCCGGCGGGACTGGCATCGGCGCTGAAGAAGATATCGTCGGATAAAGAGGTGCTCGAGGCGGCGAACAGAGCGACCCAGCATCTTTATATAGTCAACCCGATCAAACCGTTTGAAAAAAGGGCGAAATCACTGTTCAGCACTCACCCACCGATAGAAGAGAGGATAGCCCGGCTGGAGAATATGTAA
- a CDS encoding beta-lactamase family protein: MKIIIRTFLLFGMAFFISCSKGGERECERTFATVEAEAGIDTLLAGVLARDSTIPGISIYIDQPGLCLSYGSAAGFEGMTGGAPLTVDHAFRIASNTKTFIAVSILRLFEEGKIRLDDPISHYLPPLYVDMLVADGYRPDMMRIRHLLTHTSGMYEHAGEEYTEMILDDPGRKWSRLDQLKLAIELGAPYGGPGERWHYSDTGYILLGKILEEVTGKTMAGAMRDLVGFDRLGLDHTWTESVEAVPAAVGAIAHQYFGDADSYDVDPSIDLYGGGGLISTARDLALFEKALFSGQVYKQKSTLDTMLSMVIAPDQGTYRAGIWSIEVDGITGWGHTGFWNTFTFYFPEIDLAVAGAVTRRNAVKGRVLTDEAVRIIRGILEKKGAEESGRPL, translated from the coding sequence ATGAAAATTATCATCAGGACATTTCTGCTTTTCGGCATGGCTTTCTTCATCTCCTGCTCAAAGGGAGGGGAGCGGGAGTGTGAGCGTACCTTTGCAACGGTAGAGGCTGAGGCCGGTATCGACACCCTTCTTGCCGGCGTGCTCGCAAGAGACAGCACTATCCCGGGGATATCGATATATATCGATCAGCCGGGCCTTTGTCTTTCCTATGGCTCGGCGGCTGGATTTGAAGGGATGACCGGGGGAGCGCCGCTGACGGTGGATCACGCCTTCCGGATTGCCAGCAATACAAAGACATTTATCGCCGTTTCGATCCTCCGGCTCTTCGAGGAAGGGAAGATCAGGCTCGACGATCCGATCAGCCACTACCTGCCGCCGCTTTATGTCGATATGCTTGTCGCCGACGGATACCGGCCGGATATGATGAGGATCAGGCATCTGCTTACACACACGAGCGGTATGTACGAACACGCCGGTGAGGAGTATACAGAGATGATCCTTGACGATCCGGGGAGAAAGTGGAGCAGGCTCGATCAGTTGAAGCTTGCGATCGAACTTGGCGCTCCATACGGCGGACCGGGCGAGAGGTGGCACTATTCTGATACGGGGTATATCCTCCTTGGAAAGATCCTCGAGGAAGTCACCGGAAAAACTATGGCTGGGGCGATGCGCGACCTGGTCGGATTCGACAGGCTCGGGCTCGATCATACCTGGACCGAATCTGTCGAAGCGGTCCCCGCCGCCGTGGGCGCTATAGCTCACCAGTACTTCGGGGACGCCGATTCATATGACGTCGATCCATCTATCGATCTCTACGGCGGCGGAGGACTGATCTCTACGGCGAGGGATCTGGCCCTCTTCGAAAAGGCGCTGTTCAGCGGGCAGGTCTACAAGCAAAAATCGACTCTCGATACTATGCTGTCGATGGTGATCGCTCCCGACCAGGGAACGTACAGGGCGGGAATATGGAGTATCGAAGTCGACGGGATCACGGGATGGGGACATACGGGGTTCTGGAACACATTCACTTTCTATTTTCCGGAGATCGATCTTGCCGTGGCAGGGGCTGTAACC